In Gimesia benthica, a single window of DNA contains:
- the corA gene encoding magnesium/cobalt transporter CorA, producing MLESYSGISKKAGMPPGSLVHVGDFDEEDTRISVVDYSPGDLEEPVVETVEDLLKFRDKKSITWVLLEGLKNVEVTELIGRHFDIHPLVLEDILNTHQRPKFEEYDDYLYIVLKGLTVADESVANESVAPDKFEVNYEQISILVLNDFVFTFKEQKDELFLPLIQRIRNQTGKIRSLGTDYLTYAIIDSIVDQNFVLLDTMDERIDAIEEELLDDPDSCTLTSIQHLKRELIDIRRATSPQRELVAAILRSDHVLFSEKVDIYFRDVYDHVLRINESVDSYRDMLAGLLDIYVSSISNKMNEVMKILTVFASIFIPLTFIAGIYGMNFEYMPELKWKWAYPTLWVFFVTIPVALLIYFKKKKWL from the coding sequence ATGCTGGAATCTTATAGTGGAATCTCCAAAAAAGCGGGGATGCCCCCGGGATCGCTGGTCCATGTGGGAGACTTTGATGAAGAAGACACCCGGATCTCGGTCGTCGACTATTCCCCCGGCGATCTGGAAGAACCGGTGGTCGAAACCGTCGAGGATCTGCTTAAGTTCCGGGACAAAAAATCGATCACCTGGGTCCTCCTGGAAGGTCTTAAGAATGTAGAAGTCACCGAACTCATCGGCAGGCACTTCGACATTCATCCGCTGGTTCTGGAAGACATCCTCAACACGCACCAACGTCCCAAGTTCGAGGAATACGACGACTATCTCTACATCGTCCTCAAAGGGCTGACCGTTGCAGATGAGTCCGTCGCTAACGAGTCCGTTGCCCCCGATAAGTTCGAAGTCAACTACGAACAGATCAGCATCCTGGTCCTGAATGACTTCGTCTTCACTTTCAAGGAACAGAAAGACGAACTCTTTCTTCCCCTGATTCAGCGTATCCGCAACCAGACCGGGAAAATCCGGTCCCTTGGGACCGACTATCTCACCTACGCCATCATCGATTCCATCGTCGACCAGAACTTCGTCCTGCTCGATACCATGGACGAACGGATCGATGCCATCGAAGAGGAACTGCTCGACGATCCTGATTCCTGCACACTGACGTCGATCCAGCATCTCAAGCGGGAACTGATTGACATCCGCCGGGCGACCTCGCCGCAGCGCGAACTGGTCGCCGCGATTCTCCGCTCGGACCATGTCCTGTTCAGCGAGAAGGTCGACATCTATTTCCGCGATGTCTACGATCACGTGCTCCGCATCAACGAATCGGTCGACTCCTACCGCGACATGCTCGCCGGGCTGCTGGATATTTACGTTTCCAGTATCAGTAACAAAATGAACGAAGTGATGAAAATCCTGACTGTCTTTGCCTCGATTTTCATCCCGCTGACTTTCATCGCCGGCATCTACGGCATGAACTTTGAATACATGCCCGAGCTGAAATGGAAATGGGCCTACCCCACGTTGTGGGTCTTCTTCGTGACCATCCCCGTCGCGCTGTTGATTTATTTCAAAAAGAAAAAGTGGTTGTGA
- a CDS encoding DUF1559 domain-containing protein has translation MRLLNVKRGFTLIELLVVIAIIAILIALLLPAVQQAREAARRSSCKNNLKQIGLALHNYHETHRTFPQMQVESVRTIAGDIPTESYLGWSVMLLPFMDQTNLYNQLNMNAPWRTVAGVVLQPTVINTVIPTLNCPSDPMDGVNTNINSWGKSNYPALYSPSRYLTASTTQGYTGAFNNHAVTRMRDLTDGSSNVIMIGERTTEDRGSGAIWIGSSPLNSATAGNYGDWPYHTALVRNWQGSSTAPIPSTIYLINGINQTDGLKYAWSLSSSHTGGCHFLLGDGRVRFISENVDAETLIYLAAINDHNVIGDF, from the coding sequence ATGAGACTGCTTAACGTCAAACGTGGCTTCACCCTGATCGAACTGCTGGTCGTGATTGCCATCATCGCCATTTTGATCGCCCTGCTCTTACCGGCAGTCCAGCAGGCACGCGAAGCGGCACGGCGGAGTTCCTGCAAAAACAATCTGAAGCAGATTGGCCTGGCGCTGCACAACTACCATGAAACCCATCGCACCTTCCCGCAGATGCAGGTGGAAAGCGTCCGCACCATCGCCGGCGACATCCCCACCGAAAGCTACCTGGGCTGGAGCGTGATGCTGCTGCCCTTCATGGATCAGACCAACCTTTACAACCAGCTCAACATGAACGCTCCCTGGCGCACCGTAGCCGGTGTCGTTCTGCAGCCGACCGTGATCAATACCGTGATCCCGACATTGAACTGCCCCTCCGATCCAATGGATGGCGTCAACACCAACATCAATTCATGGGGAAAATCGAACTACCCGGCTCTGTACTCCCCTTCCCGGTACCTGACCGCGTCAACCACACAGGGTTACACGGGAGCGTTTAACAACCACGCCGTCACCCGCATGCGGGACCTGACCGACGGTTCCAGCAACGTGATCATGATCGGAGAACGTACCACCGAAGACCGTGGTTCAGGAGCGATCTGGATCGGTTCTTCTCCGCTCAACAGCGCGACAGCCGGTAACTATGGCGACTGGCCTTACCACACGGCTCTGGTCCGCAACTGGCAGGGATCTTCGACTGCACCGATTCCATCAACAATCTACCTGATCAATGGAATCAACCAGACGGACGGCCTCAAATACGCATGGAGCTTAAGCAGCTCGCACACAGGTGGCTGCCACTTCCTGCTGGGCGACGGTCGGGTGAGATTCATCAGCGAAAATGTTGATGCCGAGACGCTGATCTACCTGGCTGCCATCAACGACCACAACGTGATCGGTGATTTTTAA
- a CDS encoding succinylglutamate desuccinylase/aspartoacylase family protein — protein sequence MKKIRPRKSIDQWNGDPIPPGTSRDVKLAVSESYSSMNVKIPIHIRRAKEDGPVVFVTAALHGDEINGTGAIRNLIQDTELHLLRGSVIFVPVLNLLAFDRHSRYLPDRRDLNRSFPGSANGSLASRMARIIFDEIVSRSDYGIDLHTASVRRTNYPNVRGDLSNKEVRRLAQAFGSEVIINGKGPQGAFRREACSIGCPTIIMEGGEVWKVEPGIVESAVRGVKNVLRDLEMLEGEHESPDYQVIIDKASWVRAERGGFLKFHVKPGDIVEKDQPLATNTTILGRERSMLYAPFDSVVIGMTTLPAISPGEPVCHLGKLPPETRLSRIRRSRSEVDSLEGQVAEELSTNLVVEEPTDEAQQLRQHSEGNGEATAAE from the coding sequence ATGAAGAAAATCCGTCCGCGTAAATCGATCGACCAGTGGAATGGCGACCCGATTCCCCCCGGCACTTCCCGTGATGTGAAGCTGGCTGTCAGCGAAAGCTACAGCAGTATGAATGTAAAGATTCCTATTCATATCCGCCGCGCCAAGGAAGACGGGCCGGTAGTCTTTGTGACGGCTGCGCTGCACGGCGATGAAATCAACGGCACCGGGGCGATCCGTAATCTGATCCAGGATACAGAATTGCATCTGCTGCGGGGCTCCGTGATTTTCGTACCCGTACTGAATCTGCTCGCCTTTGACCGGCACTCGCGTTATCTTCCGGATCGACGCGACTTGAACCGTTCATTCCCCGGCTCCGCGAATGGCAGCCTGGCCAGTCGCATGGCGCGGATCATCTTCGACGAAATCGTTTCTCGCAGTGACTATGGAATCGACCTGCACACCGCGTCGGTGCGGCGAACCAACTATCCCAACGTTAGAGGTGACCTCTCCAATAAGGAAGTTCGACGGCTGGCCCAGGCATTTGGCTCCGAAGTCATCATCAATGGCAAGGGACCCCAGGGAGCTTTCCGACGTGAAGCCTGTTCCATCGGCTGTCCGACCATCATCATGGAAGGGGGCGAGGTCTGGAAGGTCGAGCCGGGCATTGTGGAGTCGGCGGTGCGAGGGGTGAAGAACGTGCTCCGCGATCTCGAAATGCTTGAAGGGGAACATGAGAGTCCCGATTACCAGGTCATCATCGATAAGGCCAGCTGGGTCCGTGCCGAGCGGGGAGGCTTCCTCAAGTTTCACGTTAAGCCCGGTGATATTGTCGAAAAAGATCAGCCCCTGGCGACCAACACTACGATTCTGGGCCGCGAACGCAGCATGCTGTATGCACCCTTCGATTCGGTCGTCATCGGGATGACCACGCTGCCCGCGATCAGCCCCGGTGAGCCGGTCTGTCACCTTGGCAAACTGCCTCCCGAGACCAGGCTCTCCCGGATCAGGCGTTCCCGCTCTGAAGTGGACAGCCTGGAAGGACAGGTCGCTGAAGAGCTTTCGACCAACCTCGTGGTCGAAGAGCCCACTGACGAAGCACAGCAGCTCCGCCAGCACTCGGAAGGCAATGGCGAAGCGACTGCAGCGGAATAG
- a CDS encoding Ig-like domain-containing protein, producing the protein MYQETKLTLQAAQPRRVLTLLFLTVPLVCLGCSRGGDDIKLAPVSGVVTMDGKPLTNAVVIFSPQKGNPSSGRTDSSGNYTLTYRDQLKGAVPGPHSITIITAPPESPRQSEDSGVAEVIPVDTFANSDQGVPKLKLPKDTFKKDSIPERYNSKSELKKEVVEGKNKFDFELQSK; encoded by the coding sequence ATGTACCAGGAAACCAAACTGACGCTTCAGGCCGCACAGCCGAGGCGCGTTCTCACACTGTTATTCTTGACCGTCCCCCTGGTCTGCCTGGGATGCTCCCGGGGTGGGGATGACATCAAACTGGCCCCGGTCTCCGGGGTAGTGACGATGGACGGAAAACCGCTGACCAACGCCGTCGTGATTTTTTCACCGCAAAAGGGGAATCCCTCGTCAGGTCGCACTGACAGCTCCGGGAACTACACGCTGACATACCGTGATCAACTGAAGGGAGCCGTTCCAGGCCCTCACAGTATCACCATCATCACTGCCCCGCCGGAAAGCCCCCGCCAGTCTGAAGACTCTGGCGTTGCGGAAGTGATTCCCGTTGACACCTTTGCCAACTCCGATCAGGGGGTTCCCAAGCTGAAACTTCCCAAGGATACTTTCAAGAAAGATTCGATTCCAGAACGGTATAACAGCAAATCCGAACTGAAAAAAGAGGTCGTCGAAGGCAAAAACAAGTTCGATTTTGAGCTGCAGTCCAAGTAG
- a CDS encoding sialate O-acetylesterase: MNCTSAKRLAATVLALSCLYLMNLNEAQAKIKLPAIIGDHMVLQQGQKNPLWGWDEPGTKVTVTIDGQSHTATADDKGKWQVNLEPLKVGGPYEITIKGSDSVTLKDVLAGEVWICSGQSNMAWSVSAANDADLEIMTANYPKIRLISVPQVGTQEAQDDFNGKWEACSPATVPNFSAVGYFFGRQLYQTLNVPIGLIDNAWGGSSAEAWVNRKRLEDEPAFKAMLEKWKKTEETYNHDQAVAAYNKRLDQWKAAAKNAKAAGKNPPNRPRAPRNPLTGNHRPANIYNGVLHPTIGYGIKGVIWYQGESNASRAYQYRKLFPFMIQNWRDEWKQGDFPFYWVQLADFRAEKPEPAESDWAELREAQTMTMSKLPNTGEAVILNLGEASDIHPKNKQDVAKRLARWALAKDYGVDIVHQSPQYKSMEVKGNKAILTFDHVGGGLDTFDVTTPIGFTIAGEDKTFVKANAKIVGKDKIEVWSDAVAKPASVRYAWADNPVCNVQNKEGLPLTPFRTDDWQGVTAGNE, from the coding sequence ATGAATTGTACTTCCGCGAAACGACTTGCAGCTACAGTGCTTGCACTCAGCTGTCTGTATCTGATGAATCTCAACGAGGCGCAGGCCAAAATCAAACTGCCTGCCATTATTGGCGACCATATGGTCCTGCAGCAGGGTCAGAAGAACCCGCTCTGGGGCTGGGATGAACCCGGCACGAAAGTGACTGTTACCATTGATGGCCAGTCTCACACCGCTACCGCCGATGACAAAGGGAAATGGCAGGTGAACCTGGAACCACTGAAAGTCGGTGGTCCTTACGAAATCACCATCAAGGGAAGCGACAGCGTTACCCTCAAAGACGTACTCGCCGGCGAAGTCTGGATCTGCTCCGGTCAGTCAAACATGGCCTGGTCTGTCTCAGCCGCGAATGACGCCGACCTGGAAATCATGACCGCCAACTATCCCAAAATCCGATTGATATCGGTTCCGCAGGTGGGAACACAGGAAGCCCAGGATGACTTTAACGGCAAGTGGGAAGCCTGCTCGCCCGCAACCGTACCGAATTTCTCTGCCGTCGGTTACTTCTTTGGTCGCCAGCTGTACCAGACTCTAAATGTCCCCATCGGGCTGATTGACAATGCCTGGGGTGGTTCTTCCGCCGAAGCGTGGGTCAACCGGAAGCGTCTCGAAGACGAACCTGCATTCAAAGCGATGCTGGAAAAATGGAAAAAAACGGAAGAGACCTACAATCACGACCAGGCTGTTGCCGCTTACAACAAACGGCTCGACCAGTGGAAAGCCGCTGCGAAGAACGCCAAAGCTGCCGGCAAGAATCCTCCCAACCGTCCCCGTGCTCCGCGGAACCCGCTGACCGGCAACCATCGTCCGGCCAACATTTACAACGGCGTACTGCATCCGACCATCGGTTACGGTATCAAGGGTGTGATCTGGTACCAGGGAGAATCGAATGCGAGCCGGGCTTACCAGTATCGTAAGCTGTTCCCCTTCATGATTCAGAACTGGCGTGATGAGTGGAAACAGGGCGATTTCCCCTTCTACTGGGTTCAGCTGGCTGACTTCCGTGCCGAAAAACCGGAACCGGCCGAGAGTGACTGGGCCGAACTGCGTGAAGCCCAGACCATGACCATGAGCAAACTGCCGAACACCGGTGAAGCTGTGATTCTGAACCTGGGTGAAGCATCCGACATTCATCCCAAGAACAAACAGGATGTGGCCAAACGCCTGGCCCGCTGGGCGCTGGCCAAAGATTACGGCGTTGATATCGTCCACCAGAGTCCGCAGTACAAATCGATGGAAGTCAAAGGCAACAAAGCCATCCTGACCTTCGATCATGTGGGCGGCGGACTGGATACATTCGACGTCACCACTCCCATCGGCTTCACCATCGCCGGTGAAGACAAGACGTTTGTCAAAGCCAACGCCAAAATCGTGGGCAAAGACAAAATCGAAGTCTGGAGCGATGCGGTCGCCAAACCTGCTTCTGTCCGTTACGCCTGGGCCGATAACCCGGTCTGCAACGTACAGAACAAGGAAGGCCTGCCGCTGACCCCCTTCCGCACCGACGACTGGCAGGGTGTGACAGCCGGTAACGAGTAA
- a CDS encoding bifunctional GNAT family N-acetyltransferase/carbon-nitrogen hydrolase family protein, which yields MEPLDLKQFEWKIKVRQLTMDDFDELVEMEKQCFPGMQTWGCEHIESQLKTFPEGQLCVEIDGRLAASSSSLILDYDPALEWHNWKAVADDGYIRNHNPKGDTLYGIEIMVHPEFRGMKLSRRLYDARKELCRNKNLARIIIAGRIPGYHHYAKTLSAREYIEKVVDKAIYDQVLTAQLANGFSVEGLIPNYLPSDTESCGYATYLDWTNLDYVPGAKRKFHSTVEQIRICVVQYQMRSVKGFDEFAQQCEFFLDTASDYKCDFILFPELFTTQLLSCVEPTRPGQAARRLAEFTPQYLDFFTEMAVKYNVNVIGGSQFVVEHGTLYNTSYLFGRDGSIGKQYKIHITPSERKWWGVSPGDRVEVFDTDCGRIAIQICYDIEFPELTRIAAQKGAQIVFVPFNTDTRHGYLRVRHCAQARCVENHLYVAISGCTGNLPFVENADIHYAQSGIFTPADVEFARDAVAAECNPNVETVIIHDLDFEQLRRHRESGSVQNWHDRRTELYRVVYQEDGNSFEV from the coding sequence ATGGAACCCCTGGATCTGAAGCAGTTTGAATGGAAAATCAAAGTTCGCCAGTTGACGATGGACGACTTCGACGAACTGGTGGAAATGGAAAAACAGTGTTTTCCCGGCATGCAGACCTGGGGATGCGAGCATATCGAGAGCCAGCTCAAAACCTTCCCGGAGGGACAACTCTGCGTCGAGATCGACGGGCGGCTGGCCGCTTCTTCGTCGAGCCTGATCCTCGACTATGATCCCGCACTGGAATGGCACAACTGGAAAGCCGTCGCCGATGACGGCTATATCCGCAATCACAATCCCAAGGGGGATACGCTCTACGGGATCGAAATTATGGTCCATCCCGAATTCCGGGGCATGAAGCTTTCCCGTCGTCTCTACGATGCCCGCAAGGAACTCTGTCGGAATAAGAACCTGGCACGTATCATTATCGCCGGTCGCATTCCCGGCTATCACCACTATGCCAAAACCCTCTCGGCACGCGAATACATCGAAAAGGTGGTCGATAAGGCGATTTACGATCAGGTTCTCACCGCACAGCTGGCCAACGGCTTCTCCGTGGAAGGGCTGATTCCCAATTACCTGCCCTCCGATACCGAATCCTGCGGCTACGCGACCTATCTCGACTGGACCAACCTCGATTACGTCCCCGGTGCCAAACGCAAGTTCCACAGCACGGTGGAACAGATCCGTATCTGCGTCGTCCAGTACCAGATGCGTTCTGTCAAAGGCTTCGATGAGTTCGCCCAGCAGTGCGAGTTCTTTCTTGATACGGCCTCCGATTATAAATGCGACTTTATTCTCTTTCCGGAACTGTTTACTACGCAACTTCTCTCCTGTGTGGAACCGACGCGGCCCGGGCAGGCAGCCCGTCGGCTGGCGGAATTTACACCCCAGTACCTCGATTTCTTCACCGAGATGGCGGTCAAATACAACGTCAACGTCATCGGCGGTTCGCAGTTCGTGGTCGAGCATGGCACGCTGTATAACACCTCCTATCTGTTCGGCAGAGACGGTTCGATCGGCAAGCAGTACAAAATTCACATCACCCCCAGCGAACGCAAATGGTGGGGCGTGAGCCCCGGCGACCGCGTCGAAGTCTTCGACACCGACTGTGGCAGGATCGCCATTCAGATCTGCTACGACATTGAGTTCCCGGAACTGACCCGCATCGCGGCTCAGAAGGGGGCGCAGATCGTCTTCGTTCCCTTTAACACCGATACCCGCCACGGCTATCTCCGCGTCAGACACTGTGCCCAGGCACGCTGCGTGGAAAATCATCTGTATGTCGCCATTTCCGGTTGCACGGGCAACCTACCTTTCGTGGAGAATGCAGACATCCATTACGCTCAGTCCGGGATCTTTACTCCCGCGGATGTCGAGTTCGCCCGCGACGCCGTCGCCGCGGAATGTAATCCCAATGTCGAAACCGTGATTATCCACGATCTCGACTTCGAACAGCTCAGACGTCACCGCGAATCGGGCAGTGTCCAGAACTGGCACGACCGCCGCACGGAACTCTATCGGGTCGTTTATCAGGAAGATGGCAACTCCTTTGAAGTCTAG
- a CDS encoding polysaccharide deacetylase family protein, which translates to MKRKMTLLWFLVLSCSFLPLVQAENKKPSEKRYVIIHADDAGMSHSVNLATIEGMQKGIVSSASIMVPCPWFKEFAAYAKQNPEQDFGIHLTLNSEWKNYRWGPVASRDQVPSLLDEENYLWDNVGQVMQHVNVKDAEKELRAQIERARKFGVPLSHLDTHMGAVVSRPDLLEMYVNLGIEYQLPVLFVNNLDPKKYGVIAEKGKQLKEVLEKNGLPVLDELVQFYGEPDYEKRKQAYLEKIRELKPGVTQIIIHCGFNNQELQNITHSSSRRDGDRRVFTDPAVIKEVKDLGIEVITWKEFHEMAKQKLAQAE; encoded by the coding sequence ATGAAACGGAAAATGACCCTGCTGTGGTTCCTGGTCTTGAGTTGTAGTTTTCTCCCCCTGGTTCAGGCGGAAAACAAGAAGCCCTCCGAGAAACGCTACGTTATCATTCACGCCGATGACGCCGGCATGTCACACTCGGTGAACCTCGCCACCATTGAAGGCATGCAGAAAGGCATCGTCTCCTCGGCCAGCATAATGGTACCCTGTCCCTGGTTCAAAGAATTCGCTGCCTACGCGAAACAGAACCCCGAACAGGATTTCGGCATCCACCTGACGCTGAATTCCGAGTGGAAAAACTACCGCTGGGGACCGGTCGCCTCGCGGGATCAGGTACCGAGTCTGCTCGATGAAGAGAATTATCTCTGGGACAACGTCGGACAGGTGATGCAGCATGTGAACGTCAAAGATGCCGAGAAGGAACTGCGGGCACAGATCGAACGGGCCCGCAAATTCGGCGTCCCTCTCTCACATCTGGATACCCACATGGGAGCAGTCGTCAGTCGGCCTGACCTCTTGGAAATGTACGTCAACCTGGGCATCGAATATCAGCTGCCGGTCCTGTTTGTGAACAATCTCGATCCGAAAAAGTACGGCGTGATCGCAGAGAAGGGCAAACAGCTCAAGGAAGTCCTGGAAAAGAACGGGCTCCCCGTGCTCGATGAACTGGTTCAGTTTTATGGCGAACCCGACTACGAAAAGCGGAAACAGGCCTACCTCGAAAAGATTCGCGAACTCAAGCCGGGAGTCACGCAGATCATCATTCACTGTGGATTTAACAACCAGGAACTGCAGAACATCACCCACAGTTCCTCCCGCCGCGATGGTGACCGCCGCGTGTTTACCGACCCCGCGGTCATCAAAGAGGTCAAGGATCTGGGCATCGAAGTCATCACCTGGAAAGAGTTCCACGAGATGGCTAAGCAGAAACTCGCTCAGGCCGAATAG
- a CDS encoding acetylxylan esterase: protein MKRWSVCRVLLPLIILSGSSPLFLQAEPIPRELQRWLTPQNWQRDTDGPILKLGRPGTFDDTHIFAPCVSLEQGTYSLWYCGSSGAVQDRMFVLGRADSNDGIHFNKNRQNPVFSFGDGEHSVLTPTLLRSANGQTLHENGRLRMWFSATDFHDETALHQLYEADSLNGSDWSEAGSDNLKHVYAPTILKTGRTYQMWFTDVSQDPWCIRHASSLDGSKWRVSPDPVLELDQNWESGRLFYPTVLRLGDAYLMWYGSYWTERENTTALGFAVSIDGLNWYKHPQNPVLRPDPERPWESHYVTSQSVMQLPDGRFRIWYASRKQPPFLNKYFAINTAHWAGPAQAETKPPARPAKVAFPEWQAESQAELKAMLGIPEQKVALESEKRGELERDGLVIEKWVFTSEPGSKIPAVVYRPKQLKAPAPAIVLTYGHGGSKSQWQYNYAAQAYAKAGLVCLAMDPIGEEERHIQGRLGTRAHDPKSVHERAWNAGRPIMGKLVFDTMRGIDFLQERKDVDPSRIGVAGNSLGGAVASWMAALEPRIKMAIVSGWAYDNVTLRSKYCTKVPNQRMRERFTWPEFLSLAAPNCAVLVMNGDADWIIDSDNDGTAWRGTRAVVEQAGRVYADQGAEGKVKAWFEAGGGHRPYMAHPDALRWIQQQLGTPALTTEQIKTMPTVNSGRWCDAQQIKLERLYGTDLHQRGATLADFGLTLTDRSQLACLKPEERGTPAFTLEGWLSQIERNE, encoded by the coding sequence ATGAAACGTTGGTCCGTTTGTCGTGTTCTGCTCCCCTTAATCATTCTCTCTGGCAGCAGCCCCCTCTTCTTACAAGCAGAACCGATCCCGCGGGAATTACAACGCTGGCTCACCCCTCAAAACTGGCAGCGCGATACCGACGGCCCGATCCTAAAACTGGGACGTCCAGGCACTTTCGACGATACACACATTTTTGCCCCCTGCGTAAGCCTGGAACAGGGAACCTATTCCCTCTGGTACTGTGGTTCGAGCGGTGCCGTGCAGGATCGAATGTTTGTTCTGGGACGGGCGGACAGCAATGACGGCATTCATTTCAACAAGAACCGGCAGAATCCGGTCTTTTCCTTCGGCGATGGCGAGCACTCCGTATTAACGCCAACCCTGCTCCGTTCAGCCAACGGCCAGACGCTGCATGAAAACGGGCGACTGCGGATGTGGTTCTCTGCGACAGACTTCCATGACGAAACCGCCCTGCACCAGTTATACGAAGCGGACAGCCTGAACGGATCGGATTGGAGCGAGGCGGGTTCTGATAATCTCAAACACGTTTACGCGCCGACCATTCTCAAAACCGGACGGACGTACCAGATGTGGTTTACCGACGTGTCGCAGGATCCCTGGTGCATCCGGCATGCGTCGAGTCTGGATGGAAGTAAGTGGCGGGTCTCTCCCGATCCGGTACTGGAACTCGATCAGAACTGGGAATCGGGGCGGCTGTTTTATCCGACGGTTCTCAGGCTGGGCGATGCTTACCTGATGTGGTACGGCAGTTACTGGACGGAGCGGGAGAATACGACCGCACTGGGATTCGCGGTGAGCATCGACGGACTCAACTGGTATAAGCATCCGCAAAACCCGGTGCTGCGTCCTGATCCTGAGCGTCCCTGGGAATCGCATTACGTCACCAGTCAGTCGGTGATGCAGCTGCCCGATGGCCGCTTTCGCATCTGGTACGCCAGCCGCAAGCAGCCCCCGTTTCTGAATAAATATTTCGCCATCAACACTGCACACTGGGCAGGTCCCGCGCAAGCAGAAACGAAACCGCCGGCCCGTCCAGCGAAGGTCGCGTTCCCCGAATGGCAAGCGGAAAGCCAAGCCGAGCTCAAAGCGATGCTGGGGATTCCGGAACAGAAAGTCGCGCTGGAAAGCGAAAAGCGGGGTGAGCTGGAACGGGATGGCCTGGTCATCGAAAAATGGGTCTTCACCAGCGAACCAGGGTCAAAAATTCCTGCGGTCGTGTATCGCCCCAAACAACTCAAAGCACCTGCGCCGGCGATTGTTTTGACCTACGGTCATGGGGGAAGCAAGAGCCAGTGGCAGTACAATTACGCGGCACAAGCCTATGCGAAAGCGGGGCTCGTCTGTCTGGCCATGGATCCGATTGGTGAAGAAGAGCGGCACATACAGGGACGACTGGGCACGCGGGCCCACGATCCGAAGTCTGTGCATGAGCGGGCCTGGAATGCCGGGCGTCCGATCATGGGGAAGCTGGTCTTCGACACGATGCGGGGGATCGATTTCCTGCAGGAACGGAAAGACGTCGATCCCAGTCGGATCGGCGTCGCGGGGAATTCTCTGGGCGGTGCCGTCGCGAGCTGGATGGCGGCACTGGAACCGCGAATCAAAATGGCAATCGTCTCCGGCTGGGCATATGACAATGTTACGCTGCGGAGCAAATATTGCACGAAAGTTCCCAATCAGCGGATGCGCGAACGGTTCACCTGGCCTGAGTTTCTGTCACTGGCCGCCCCCAACTGTGCCGTTCTGGTGATGAACGGCGATGCTGACTGGATCATCGACTCCGACAACGACGGGACCGCCTGGCGCGGCACGCGGGCTGTCGTCGAGCAGGCCGGGCGAGTCTATGCCGACCAGGGAGCTGAGGGAAAGGTGAAGGCCTGGTTCGAAGCGGGAGGCGGTCATCGTCCCTATATGGCTCATCCGGATGCCCTGCGCTGGATTCAGCAGCAACTGGGAACGCCTGCGCTGACTACGGAGCAGATCAAAACTATGCCAACCGTCAATTCCGGGCGCTGGTGTGATGCGCAGCAGATCAAACTGGAGCGATTGTACGGCACCGACCTGCATCAGCGGGGTGCCACTCTGGCGGATTTTGGGCTGACGCTCACCGATCGCAGCCAGCTGGCGTGCCTCAAACCGGAGGAACGAGGCACACCTGCATTTACGCTGGAAGGCTGGCTGTCACAGATTGAACGTAACGAATAG